The Clostridiales bacterium genomic sequence GTTCCCATTCGTACTTGGTCATGATCAGCGCCCTTCCCTGTAAATGAATTCGTATATTCGTTTTAGCTCGTCCAGATCGTCCAGCGAGCCTTTTATTCTGTCCTTGCCCGCTTGGGTTATCATGTAATATTTTCTGAGCCTGCCGTTGTATTCCTTGCTCCGCGTAGTCAAGCACCCCGTAGATTCAAGCCGTTTGAGTATTGGATACAGCGTACTCTCGCTTATCTCGATATACGGCGATATGTCGCTGATTATCTTGTACCCGTAGCTCTCCTCTTTATTGAGCGACGCCAATACGCAGAGTTCGAGCAAGCCTTTTTTTAATTGAACGTCCACCGCCGCCCTCCTTAAAAATAATCGATATCGTGCGCAAAAATATTCATTAATTGCAGCTCAATACTGTTGAATACATAATACCACGCATTACATAGTATTGTCAATAGAAAAAATCCCCTTTCGGGGATTTCTAATAAAACTCTAATGTTTGTAAGAATTATTTAAGAAAATCAATCTTCGCTCATAAGAGATGCTGATTAAGTGACGCGAGCGAGATTGTGTCGGCGATTTGTGCGAGACGAACACAATATGTTACGCTCGTAGCAGCGCTACTGCGCGTGTTATATTGTGGCACGTATCGCACAAATCGACAACTAGGTCGCCGCACGAACTTAATCATCAACTCGCATAGTCTTTTTGACGGACACGCGCGAGATTTTAAACGAGTAGAAGCCCATTACCGCTACGTACGCCGCTATGAACGCGCCGAGCGTAATAAAGAACGCCGCTACGTCAAAGCTATACTCTGGCATATTAGGCACGTTCACGTATACGAGATCCATCATCAATCTGAGCAGCCCGTACTGATAAACCGTCCCTACCCCGAAGCCCAACAGCGCGAACGGAACATAACCGACGAGCAGTATTGCGATTCGTTCAAAGGTCGAATAACCGAATGCTTTCATGAGCGAGATATTACGCGCGTTGGCATTTATAACCGTTGTAACCGCCATAATCATGGCCGTGATCGCCAAAACGATTCCGATTGATAAAATCATTACCCCCATCGTCACGGAGCTTAGAGTGCGCATGGACGCGCCCATTTGCACCATTGCCGAAAAGCAAAAGCACGAAAACGCTATAAAGAATACCGTCGATTTTTTACTGCGCAGTACGGACAGCGCCATTTCTACGGGGAACGAGCGTTCCCTATCTGACACCCTTTTGACCGCTTTCGCTCGCCCGTTGTTTTTGAGCATGTCGCCCACATTCTGCCTTAAAGTAAGCGCGGCGTACCCGCACGACAAAAGCGAGAATACCGCGCTCGGCATGATCACAAGCACAACGAATAACCAAAACCGAAACTGCGGCACGACCTCGGGCATACCGTCCAGCGTAAGCTCTTTATAAATCAACGGCATTATCGCCCACCCCGCGCAAAAGCCGAGAAGCGCGCCGATCCCTACGCTCAGCCCGAACACCCAAAAGGATACGGCTATCCTCCCGTTCGAGTAGCCGAGCGCTTTTAGTAGCCCGAACCGCTTGCGGTTGCCGTCCA encodes the following:
- a CDS encoding PadR family transcriptional regulator, producing the protein MDVQLKKGLLELCVLASLNKEESYGYKIISDISPYIEISESTLYPILKRLESTGCLTTRSKEYNGRLRKYYMITQAGKDRIKGSLDDLDELKRIYEFIYREGR
- a CDS encoding ABC transporter permease; amino-acid sequence: MVISIKDGIKLVGISIVCFCAVFVCTFFLNYYCDASALGDTVGEQYKVLYDAQIATSKLVCVITGGVLCLIAVGMLAFYIMLFVDGNRKRFGLLKALGYSNGRIAVSFWVFGLSVGIGALLGFCAGWAIMPLIYKELTLDGMPEVVPQFRFWLFVVLVIMPSAVFSLLSCGYAALTLRQNVGDMLKNNGRAKAVKRVSDRERSFPVEMALSVLRSKKSTVFFIAFSCFCFSAMVQMGASMRTLSSVTMGVMILSIGIVLAITAMIMAVTTVINANARNISLMKAFGYSTFERIAILLVGYVPFALLGFGVGTVYQYGLLRLMMDLVYVNVPNMPEYSFDVAAFFITLGAFIAAYVAVMGFYSFKISRVSVKKTMRVDD